The DNA window AAAGAAGACTGAGAAGATCATCAggtgaaaaaactaaaagaaagaaagtgaaaatgaCAGACTTGTCAGTGGTTTTGAATGCAACTCTTCCATTTTACTATAGTTACTctgatatgtttttcttttaatgtataaacaacTGCATTGTCTTATAGTACAATGTAGGTTTGCTGAAAAAATCCAAAACCATTTATAAGTAGTTTACTGATCAATAATATTATGTGCAGTGAATCCATATTTCATGATAGCGTGAGTAATGAGTAAAGGACCTGCTTTATTTCGGTAAGTTCAAGTATCATTTGAGCTGCACTGACCTCTAGAGGAACACGACATTTTTACCAAAATATAACATGcatctgaccaaaaaaaaaaaaaaaaaaaaaaaaaaaaaaaaaaaaggccagtaTGCCTGGTGTTCTGTAAGCCAGGGGTCTGCAAGCAGTGAGAGGGAGTCCTTGAAATGGTGTTTGTTTGTCAGGGTTGTCACggttatttatttcactaatttaataattattctgGTCAGAAAtcaatacattatattatttaattttatttatgtttcttttcataatatattatttttataaatattttccaaacaaTAGTTTTGTCAATAAATATGCCaatgatttaattttgaaaacaattatttaacttAGTTgcctttttcttaaaaaataatgattttcatATCAGTGTAATAGCaatgtaaaagtctttttttgtatttgtcttACATTTGCACGCAGTACAAATGGGTTTTACACATAATTTATCAATACAGACAACAtggaaacaatattttattgcgatttttattattattattattattatattattttattattatctttctTACATTTGTAAATACCAGAATGCTGATCACATTACAGCTGATTTGTTTGCACAGAAGTTCGAAGAAGAAACTTTAGTACTCTCTGTTTGGTGATGGTGATTAGAACTTTTGCCATGCCTTTGAAAGTGGAACATTCTCTCCAGGCCATATCAGAAAAAAGGCCGTAAGAAGTAGGTCATTCAGATCTGACACAACATGACCCAATTTGCTATCTCACTGTTTGTTATGTTCCCTTAAATTTCTGCATGAGCTGAACAAACTATGTAATATATCACTGTCACACCGATCTTGTAGAGGTCATCTTGCGATTCCTAACGGACATATTGCATTTTGCATTGCAACGCCATCAGTGGCGCCGCTTAATATGAACCTAATGTACAGCAACATACTTGTTGCTTCTACCCTAAGCAGTGTTACacaaaaaatccaaatatattCCCAAATATATTTCTCTTGTGCTGTAGAGAAGGGCTCTTGTTTTATGGGGGTCTGTTTTGGAAATGATGCAGTGTGTTTGAGGAGGATCACAAAGGAATCCATTACGGCAACCAAAAGATGAAAGTGCTCTTCAAAATGCATCAGACATTGTGCCTCAATATCTAAAACGTGCCTCTTTCTATTAGGACTACTTGTTCATCTCATGATGCGTGccaaactgatttttttcctaaataggCGCTGCTTGATTAGTGTCAACTGCTTTAATGTGTTCATAGATCATGGAGGAGTaacacatatatgcataaacatttttttggggaGAACGTCTAAAGGTCAAATCCTGCCATGTCTCGATCTGACTGTTATTTACCCTTCATTTACTCACGCTGTGATAAGCAGTGTTAATCAGTAAGGATGCTCTCCCGAGGCACAGGCGTTTTTAGTATGAGATAATTAACAAATGCACAACAGGCCCACAGTAAATCGTGTGGATGCTGTAGAACAGAGCCAGTCTCAGCACTGCTGACATATCTGAAGTAGTCTGCAGGCTTTAAACCTGCTATGACAGGATACTTATCAAGTTTTTACCAAGAGACAGCTATTTCCATGAAAGGCAGCTCTGGAGAATTTAAGGTCCACAAcattgtcattattttgaattttttttttgtaaattgtgtgTATATGGATGTTAGGTgacaagtaaatatttattatttattttatttattaatttgtaccACCCTTTAAACAGATTACGGAAAACAATtcttgttttaacatttattatttgtttataaatattattatatttatttaaaattgtatttattcgtttatttcCTTGCTGGCGTGCTCTAGAACATCCTAATAAATTCACTCTCTGATCTTACTGCTAATAAATTGCCTGCTGTAATCTTTTCAAAGGGTGTTGTGGTAGAAGTTCAAAGGGATTACTCAAGCTATTCATTTCAAGCCCTACAATGTGTAGGGAGGAGCAAAAATTTGTTTACCACAAATTTCTTAACCTGACATTCTAGTTttccatcatttttatttgaggaATTTTGTGCCTTGGTGATGCCAGagtaaaaagtaaagtaattcCAACCAAATCCTGCAATGTGATACATTCTTGCATTTGGCAGCTGATTTTATTCAAAGTAACTTACATTCAGGGAATTACATTATCAGTTTTTTGCTTTCTAGAAATCAAACGTGACAGAGCAAGGCCCAGTTTAGGAGGTTTAAAAAACAGATGGCTAGTTGCCTTAGGCTATTCTGTGCACACATTTCAGCAGGTTAAACTGTTactgaaatgtttctgtttttcttcaacACATCTCTATGTTGCGCTGTGtgctttggattttttttttaggaaagtAGTCATGACTTTTTTATCAGTACATTTTTTCTATTCGATCAAATGCGGATGCATCTGGCTTGTACAACAGGTTATCTTACGGTACAAGAgaacacatacatttttgaagTCGTTATTTTAGCTTACAGCATGAGAAACGGATGGCAGCGCAGGTGCAACTATTGCGTAATACCTCAGGTACAAATACCTCAGTGCGGGGAACTAACACTAGGTGGCGCTGTTGATTTAACGCTAGATGCTAAAGAGCCTCAGTTCACAAATATCTAATCATCGATTTTGTAAAAAACGGTTTAGAATATTTAATCATAGATTATAGAGACATAGATTgagattttgatttaattacgcttttgtctgtttaattaacatttctcGCTACATTACTGCTTATTACAAGAGTTTATTTGCAGGTGCTTACGCAACTTCATACGCTTGGCGTGCAACACGGCGCAGGACACTAAATTAGCGAGACTGCGTTCAGACAATACCCTCATCACTCGGCCTTGTCTAATTTATAACTGTGTATGTTTGGCTTCAAAGCCTTCAGCTGTTCTGTGTCCTCATCCCGGAGCCTTCATCATCCCGATGTTTAGTAACGACCGCTGCAGTAACACGAGGCTGACTTTGAAGGGGCTTAGCTCAGAAACTGGGGTCTTTCCGAGTACACGGCTTCACTCTTAGAATAGCATTCGGGCAGCCGGGGTGTTGTTTACAGCCTCGGTAAACATACACACGTGGTGGAGCATGGAGCAATTCAGACACGCCATGCAGACGGTGGAGAAACTTGTGTTGTGGAAAAACAGAGGGGGCGAGGGTGAACCACGAGGAGGTGTTAGCGGGACCAGCTCCAGTTCTGACAGAGAAGAGAGATTTCTATTTTTAGGGAGGCTGGAATGTACACTGAGGCCTCTCGAAGGATTTCTGAACAACAAATAACATACCGCGGTCGCCCCGGTCTCTATAAACATCCACCTGCCAAACTCTTGAGAGTGAGCAACTTTCAGAAGTGCGCTGATTTTGAAAACAGAGGGACGTGTTGTTTGAGGTTTGATGATAAATAGATCTTTTTGCAGGACCTTTTAGAATGTGCTTCAAATCGGCTGAGACGAGGTAAGGCAGGATATGACTGCAGGCACAACATCACCTGTGGGTTTTGTAGATAACGGCATGGCGTGTGTTTGCTATGATATATCAGTCTTCGGGTAAACTGGACAACTCAAATCTCTATGATTGTGTAGTGAACATGCAGAACTGTTAAAAGTATATGTTTTCTGGCTATAAAATATGATGACGAGGGACCAATTTctgttatctttttattttttgtcttaaaaagtgaaattgcCAATTAAACCGTGCAAATGTGatgcttttgaaaatattcacagATGCAACTTCACAATCACGTTTAAGCATGTCATTGTGTCAgtcagtttattatttattcatagcattcattttataaatacactttGATGACCCTGAATGTTAGATAAAAGCTGTAAATATAATGTTGcttcatttagattttaaattaaatagttcTATGGAATGCATCTAAACTGCtgcaattattgtttttgtgtacaattAGGAAAAATAGGCTGTCTTCTGCAATTGTggcaacaaatatttaaattacagaaaatgttaTGATCGTAAAACCTCCTTTTTTACAGCTTAGATGAGCCAATATCAGAAGTCttgcattttaatgacaaaatccTGACTTCCACTCTCCTTCTGGAGCTGAATACCTTAAGGAAGGACCGAATTCTCACAGATGTTGAGCTTTGCTCTGAGGGCAAAGAGATCCCATGTCACCGCAACGTTCTGGTGTCCAGCAGCCCTTACTTCTACGCTATGTTCTGCAGCAGCTTCCTGGAGACCCAGAAGCCCCAGATAAACCTCCAAGGTGTTCCTTATGACATCCTCAGGAGTGTGGTGGAGTATGTTTACACGGGGTCCATCAGCATCACCATGGAGCTGGTTCTCCCTCTGATGCAAGCCGCCTCAATGCTTCAGTACGGAAGACTTTTCGAGGCCTGCTCCACCTTCCTGCAGGCCCAGCTCAGTCCAGACAACTGCCTGAGCATGATCCGGCTCTCGGACATCCTGCACTGCTCAAGCTTGAGGGAAAAAGCAAGAGAGCTGGCCGTGAAGAGCTTCTCAGATGTGGTTGTCTCCGAGGACTTCTGCGAACTCTCGCTACCCGAATTGGTGAGCTACTTGGAAGACGACAGGCTTTGCGTTGAAGAGGAGCAAGTATTTGAGACCCTTCTAGCTTGGATCCACCACGACCCGTTCTCCAGACGCGGCACCATCCATGACTTATTCCGTCGTGTGAGACTAAGACATGTCCACCCTTCGTATCTTTTCCAGTTTATCGCCAACGACCCTCTAGTCCAGTCTTCAACTTTATGCACAGAAATGATCGAATCTGTTCGTCGACTTCTCTTTTCTGTCGGCACTCATTGCTCTGGCGATCTCGAGCCCATGTGGGCCGCGCCTCGGCGTCAAAACTGCAAGGAAGCTCTTGTAGTAGTAGGAGGTCGTAAGAATGGCGAGCGGACATCTCGTGAGGCGCTACTCTACGATGAGCAAACTCACTGCTGGCAGTGGCTTGCAAAAGTCCCTTTGCGGCTCTACCGACCCGCTTATGTTTGCATGCACAGCATCCTTTACGTTCTGGGTGGCTTAACCATGAAAGCAGGAGCCCAGTGCACACCTAGCAACACCGTTTACACGCTTTCTCTCAAAACAAACCAGTGGAGAATGGGAGAACCCATGCTGACGCCTCGGTACGCCCATCAGAGCTCCACCTAcctgcatttcattttcatactGGGTGGATTGACGGCCGATGGACAGCTGTCCAATGAGGTAGAGCGATACGACACCATGTTCAATCAATGGGAGACCATGGCCCCGATGCCCACCGCAGTGCTGCACCCAGCTGTAGCTGCGCATAACCAGAGGATATATGTGTTCGGAGGAGAAGACGCCATGCAGAAACCTGTTCGGATGATCCAGGTTGGACATTTCAGGGTTATTTTTGGATGTTTAGTTAGCACAAATTTCAATGATTTCAAAGTGGTAAAGATGCTTGCTTTTGATAGGTGTACCACATAGGAAGGAATCTGTGGTCTAGGATGGAAACAAGGTCGGTGAAGAACGTCTGTGCACCAGCTGCAGTGATTGATAATAAAATCTACATTGTAGGCGGTaagaaaggtttttttgtttgtggtaTCGTAAAAATAACATTCCTGTCAGAGTGAAATCTAAATTATTACTAagtgattattatatattatccaTAAAATCATCAAACTTCTGACtcctaattatttatttgtttatttatttatggaaagaagaatgatttctaaatggatcatgtgacatggaaaattcagctttgtaatgcagaaataaaatacattttaaaatacatttaaatagagcACAGTTAtgttaaattgcattaatatttcttaaggttactgtttttactgtatctttAATACAACGATTAAAttcttggtgagcataatacacttctttcaaaatcattaaaaagtataaaatattcCAAACTTCTGACTGTATGTCAAAATaggaaatgaaaaaacaatagCAATTTTCGCTTTATGTCAATTACTTTTTTGTCTCAACAGGCTACACCAGAAGAATGGTAGCCTATGATGTTAAAACCAACAGgtttgaaaaatgtgaaaatatgaagGCCAGGATGATGCATCACTCTGCTACTGTGGTCAACGACAAGATCTATGTCACAGGGGGCCGTTTCATTAACAGCCACGAGAGTGTGGAAGATTCAGACCGCTTTGACTGCTACGACCCAGCGACAGACTCGTGGGTGTCCAAGGGAACACTGCCATTCAAGCTATTTGACCATGGCTCAGTACCTCTGATCTATCTCTCTGATAAGTTTCTGCCTACATGAATGAATTTATGTGACAATGTAACTGTCTCTTCCTAACCTGCATTTGATAGATTTTACTGCGAAATATATAGAAGGTCTCTAAGAATGTTGCCTTTTGAATGTATGTGAAgtattagtaaaatatattgtagTAGTTATTAAAATAGCTGAAATAGACAAAtagttgaaaaatatttaaaattaagctcAAGTCATACAAGGTATGATACTTTTTACCTTGATTTTCAAGTGTCTTTCAGATCaccttatttaataaatatttaaatgacgttttatgtaaatacattcctccattttgttaaatgatttttttatttgtgttttctcaCGAAGTTTGTAGCGGTTGCATTCTGTTGAAAATGAGTTTTACTTGACATTTGTTTAtcattaaatgctaaaaaagttaaaatgcccTTTTGCGTTCTTTTTGTGCATAATTTGCCTTTTCTgaccatttaaattttatataattgactaaaaacacactgtaataattatttgatcTGCCTCATCTcgaagatgtgtgtgtgtgtgtgtgtgctgtatatttaaaccaacacacacatatatatatatataaaaaatgtagtaTCTTTTCAGTGCATTCTTATAAGTTATTACATAGCTCTGCTGTGATACATCATCTAGATCACAGAAGATGAATCACATGACAAGCCACAGAAGGTGTCAAACATAAAGCAGCAGATGTGTGAGAAATGTGTGTCTGAGTATGAGTGTCTTTGCCCCGGCTGAGTCTTAAATGTCTTCCTGTCACTGTAACAGGTGTCAGCATGCCCAGACATGAAACTGCGAATAACAAAGAAGGTTTAAAGGAGGTTTACATTGATTATACTAAGTCACATTCGTATCTGAACATGTTGTGCTGAATGATGGGCTTCAGTCTGGGCTATAGGTGATCTGATGTTATTTAGGGAAACAAACAAGGGAGAACTTTACACCCCCAGAATCATGTGGCTGGCCCAGATAGCAGATTTGGTTGGTCCAGGATGTAAATTGAAACATTTCACAGAGTGAACCTGAGGGAATGATGAAATCTGTGTAAGAGCAACAGCAACAGGTGTGCTAGTGAGCAtgtgtgcaaaacaaaaacacttctagACATTTCCATCCACGTCGTTGCATGAACTTGTCGTTACATTTGCTTGTTTTGCTCTTGTTCAGACAACTGTTGAGCTTTTCTTagctttaaatcataaaatggaAACATGGTTGTCATCTAGCCATCTACACGTCTAGGAAATCCCCTCATAGCACTTGTCCCTGAGCTGAGAACCAAACAGTGAACATGGCTTGggaaaagatattttaagagaAGAACAAATGTCACGTTGTTGAATGTATTTGCCTTGCAATTGAGGCAAATGCCTTCCTGATGTGCAGTTAAAATGGGTCCCAAGTCACAATGttactaaaacatttcagacatctgtctttcaaaaaagtttattcTACTGTACTATAATTTATATTGGATATCTGCCTAAATATTGTGCTTGTCAGTATTTCCTAAattaaacaatgacaaaatacCACTATTCTGTAtaagaattataaataaattggtaaattgataaataaaataaacagtgtgtgtgtgtttctatttacataatttttagatgtaataagcaaatgttttttgtcacatgatcctattATATGCTCACTTGCTGCACAGGAAACATGTTATTATCATCATAATAAGTTAAAAACAGCAAGTCTCTATCATTATTGACTTGATGTtaagtgttactgtttttatttgaaattaatttataaatacacacttctAAAGTGAAATATCATCCTTACTGGAAACAAATTACTTCTTGGAAAGTACTAAGTACTGGGTCCTGTGAAGCAACATGGTTCACTGAGAATGTCACTACAGTCACACTCTGTGCATGCGcttattcattttgtcatgtgcTCCTGCTGATGCATGTTTCATTTACCACTTGGTGAGGGATCTGTGACCCTCTGCATCTTTTACAGTCAATCAGACTGGCTAGAGtcagtagagagagagagagagagagagagagagagagagagagagagagcagttcTGGAGCCTTCTACTCCACTTTAAACACAGTATGCAGAATAGTTTACAGCACCCAGCCAAGTCAGGTTACATCAGTACTGTAGTGAGGAGATGAGGAGACCAATTGTTGAGAAATGTTTCCTGTAACCTCTATCACACGCCTGAGTGTGTGCTGAATCTCAAATGTCTGTTTAACTATCGCATGGCATGCACTTCTGTTTtgatttcaataataataaaaaaagcaaaaatatgcaCAATCATAGTTCTGCCTGTCTGGAAACAGAAATAGTCTTTATAACgcaaaatcattaaataatgtgtatgcatgtatgtataaacaGTTTGCATACATTTTGTTGTGCTGACTCATTTAGGTATAAATAGCCCATGTAAATACATGAAACCCACAGCTCTGCAtgataattacaatataatgtTAGTTTAGCATCAAGGAAGTGTAAAACACTGTTAATATGCATCTTCTGAAATTTACTCAAGCaaccattttcagctgaaaagAATTAAAGTGTCTGAAAGTAAACAATCAACACAGAGGAACTCTTATATCTGTCTTAAAGAGATTAAATGATAAAAGGAAGCTGTGAGTTTCTCATTTCCATCAGCTCTCATTACATCATAATGTAGGGCAGCTGGGTCACATTTCTTGCTCAGTATGCAACTCATTACCAAACAAATGTGAACAGGTATTGATGAAATCAACTTCAAACGATTATATTTCCTTATCATGTGTGAAGTGCTGTTCCCTgagtttcattttacaaaactgaTGGTGTTATGTTAATAGGAGCTCGACTAGACTCTGATCAGGTTACTAAAAGGTTAAGTAGGCTAATAAGGTAAAACTTCTTTCCttattaaaaagttgttttcacacacacacacacacacacacacacacacacacacacacacacacacacacacacacacgtgttgggtttccatgttttatgggaaCTTTCCATAGgtataatggtttttatactgtacaaactgtatgtgttattgtcctgcaccgaaacctaccccttacagaaaactaTTGGCAAtttcagacttttaaaaaatgtaatcctgtatgttttataaaccCCAAAactgtccccacaaggtcaaaatttactggtattcctatccttgtggggacatggGGTTATGTTTGGTCCccataatgttataaataccaggtgcgcgcacacacacacacacacacacacacacacacacacacacacacacacacatatatatatatataatggataGCATAACTAACCTCTATTTGACCCACTTCTTTACAGTCAATATAGtctgtacattttaatagaaCAGAATTACATGATTTACTCCTTGATCCAAAATACCAAACTTTCTCACAGACTTTACTCTTATTTATAAAGGATACACTTATGCATGGGTAGATACTACAGTCGATGTTATGACCTTAGTCATAAGGGAAAATCAACAGAAGAGTCAGCTTTCTATGTTTAGATCACGTCTGGGTCGTTTTCTAGTGTGTTTCACAAGGAAATAAGAAATCTGGAGGTCATCACCAACGATTAAATGATATGATATTTCATAAGCGCAACGAGGACAGATGATCCAGCAGCACACCGAGCTCTACATGTGATTATGTTTCCAGTGAGGTTTTGCAATATTAAGGAAGATGATAAACAAAGCCACGTGTTGGAGAACGCGGTCCAAAGGGGGCGGGACCAGGAACATTTCCGGATTCTCCTTctgacaatataaatacagctgCGCACTTTTATCATCAGAAACGCGCTCGCGACATGATATAATATAGCGGTTAACACGCAAGAAAATCACTTCAGCGGCTTCTCGAGTCTAACGCTAACAAATCGCCTTCAGTCGTCACTGGTTTTCGCGTCTTGACAATGCCGTTTCTTGGACAAGACTGGCGGTCTCCTGGTCAAAGCTGGGTGAAAACCGAGGACGGGTGGAAAAAAACGACGAAAGATGACAACGACACGAATAACAATGTTTCAGAACGAAAGAGGTAATGTTTAACCATTAAACGGTTGCATTTTTTAGTGTTTGATCCGCTACTTTCCATGGTCCACTTCTACCAGCATCTTCAAACAAATGGCGTAGTTTGATAAACAAAAGCGTTTATACATCGGAAACCTTAAAGTCATTAACACTTTATAGTCAGAAAGACGTTTCATGGCTGAAAATagttatcattatatttttagttttgtgtttatACGTGtcgtatattaatatttgttaatgtgtATATCCAGTGCGTCTGTTTGAACGCAGTAATGTGAATATGCATAGCCTAATTTGTCTGTATAGGAGCAGTAAATAGCTGtggtaaacaaaaaaacctttgagTTTAGTTATCATCTGTTAATCACCTTGCTATTAATACCGAGAGGTCACGTAGCTCGAAATGTTTACTGTTTCTAGGTACAGATGAAAACTGCTTTATGGTCTACTCATCGAGCAGGTTGCTTAACTATGCAGATATATCCTGCACAAAGCATTTATAAAGCCTTTCACTGTGCTTCCAGCTACTGCAAAGACGAGCATGACAAGGAGAATTTGATCCTCAGCATTAATTATGATGTGGCTGCAAAGAAGCGAAAGAAGGACTTGCTGAATAACAACACAAAGATTCCTTGTGAGTATCGTCACCGCTTCTTCGTGACATTCGGACCGCTGTAAGTGCAGAAATCTTGACTCATTTCTTCTCTGCAGATTTTCACAAAGACAAATGGATTTATGTCCACAAAGGGAGCACCAAAGAGGTAAGGCGTGCGATCTACTGCAGTACGACAGAGTGGGAATTAGTAGTCGGCTAACTCCTCTTTGATCATTTCACGCAGCGTCATGGATATTGTACTCTGGGCGAAGCATTTAATCGCTTGGACTTCTGCAGTGCCATCAAGGACACCAGGCGATTCAATTATGTCGTAAGGGTGAGTTTCCGCTCGTCTATTTGTGGCAGAGCACACAGTGATAATAGCCAGACTCGGTCTCTGAAGAGGAAAGGGTTAAGTTAAGTCTTGGGCTCCGGGTATCTGCTACTGTCTTCATTCTTATCATCGCACACCAGACAAGAGGGCCTCTGGGGCCCTTTCATGGCAAAATATACAAGGACCATCatagtgtttttacagtttaactCCTCTTCAGTTTAGCTAAAGTCTCTTAAACTCAAGTTTGTCAATACAGCTCTGGTTTAGGGTCACCGATGAGAGGATGTTCTAGATTTACTTGCGCCATTGATGAACGCAAAGGTCATTAGCTGAGAGCAGATAAACACGGGTCGGTGTGATGTTGAGGTCATTGTCACGCAGTGTCCCAGCAGACAGCTGAGGCTGAGAAAGCTTATGAAACCAGAACGGAAAGTCAAGTGACTTAGGTGCCCTTTAACTCCCCCCCCCACCTCATGGgcccttctctctctgtctgtctgcattgTGACCCTGAATTCTGATCTGATCACTTGACTCCACTGTTCTATAGAGTTAGCTATGATGAGCTTAAGGTGCTGGCGAACTGGGTCATGATCACATCGGATGGCAGGTATACAAAGGATCAGGATGAAGTTGTTTACTCGAACCTTTTGGCTAAGGTCATTAAAATTCAGTTCAGTGCATCATATATTTTTCTAGACATTTCCTGGCGCTGCTGAGACACTGTAGTGTCAGGTTTATCTTACAGTTTGTCTCTAGCTTGTCTGGCCTTGCGCTGATGTTGCGTTAGAGCTCGGTTACAGAGATCAGGTTTAGTAGGGATGGAAAAAGGGACCTTTGAGAAGACTTAAACAAAGACCACTAATACCTCGTAATATCATATCACTGTCATTTAGCTGTGTGAATTTACCCATGATAGTGGTGATTGCGTAATATGAATAGCTTTTGCATGCAACTAATAACTGTTTATTATTCCAAAGAGCAAGGCAGATAAAATAtactaacctttttttttttttttttttttttttttttttttttttttttaaataaatgcttttgtaatatttaattttatgacgtataataatttaaaaaaacctcaaatgtgacattttggTCACATAATATTTACTTGCATTTCaaacaatcaaatattaatttcatttgaatggAACAACAGGTTTGCTATATTAATTTTAGCATCAATAATATGAATGGAATGTTTCTGCCACATTGACAACCGCTAACATGAAGCAGACGAAAGCTATTAAAAAGATATTACACTCTGGTATCATACCAAAAGCCAAACTTATGGTATTAtggtcaaataaaaaattaaatctataaattaaaaaaataaataaattaaaaaaaaaaaaaatatatatatatatatatatatatatatatatatatatatatatatatatatatatatatatatatatatatatatatatatttgtgtgtatacataagATATTGACAATACACACAGTAGACAAAAACGTTTTGTAATAACTAttacacaattttcttttttttaatcaaatgaatgcagccttggtgagcctctttaaaaacgtaaaaatcgTACCAAACATTCATCAGGGGTTCTCTGTAGGGGAGGGTAAGAATGACAATGCTCACATGTTGCTGGGTCGAGTGTGGGTCAGTGTTGCTCCATGATGTTGACTATGCTGATATTACATGCCAGTCATGCCGCCCAACACAGCACAGCTCTCACTATCTGCTCTTGGCTGTCCTTCCTTTTGAAAATGAACTTGGGTGTTGGGAATCTGCTCTTGTCAAGCTGATAACATGCATATGCACAAACAGAATTACAATACAGTTAGCACTTTGTTTCACCATCCATTTGAAGCATCTGAAGGAACTGTTCTTTTGTCTTCAAAACGCCTAAACAACAACACTGCTTAAACAGACATGAGCCAGAGTGCATTTGTACGTGGAGAGAGTGTCCCATTTCTGagtcttttgtttttgccaaGGCTGAAGAGAGTGGAATATAACAGTCTGTAAGTAATGCTGGGACACGCAGTCTCTTAGTCTGACCTCTGAAATTTATGTCTTAACATTTCAGCTGCTGGAGCTGATCGCCAAGTCCCAACTGCCTTCGCTGAGTGGAGTGGCACAGAAAAACTACATGAACATTCTGGAAAGGGT is part of the Puntigrus tetrazona isolate hp1 chromosome 16, ASM1883169v1, whole genome shotgun sequence genome and encodes:
- the klhl38b gene encoding kelch-like protein 38, whose translation is MCFKSAETSLDEPISEVLHFNDKILTSTLLLELNTLRKDRILTDVELCSEGKEIPCHRNVLVSSSPYFYAMFCSSFLETQKPQINLQGVPYDILRSVVEYVYTGSISITMELVLPLMQAASMLQYGRLFEACSTFLQAQLSPDNCLSMIRLSDILHCSSLREKARELAVKSFSDVVVSEDFCELSLPELVSYLEDDRLCVEEEQVFETLLAWIHHDPFSRRGTIHDLFRRVRLRHVHPSYLFQFIANDPLVQSSTLCTEMIESVRRLLFSVGTHCSGDLEPMWAAPRRQNCKEALVVVGGRKNGERTSREALLYDEQTHCWQWLAKVPLRLYRPAYVCMHSILYVLGGLTMKAGAQCTPSNTVYTLSLKTNQWRMGEPMLTPRYAHQSSTYLHFIFILGGLTADGQLSNEVERYDTMFNQWETMAPMPTAVLHPAVAAHNQRIYVFGGEDAMQKPVRMIQVYHIGRNLWSRMETRSVKNVCAPAAVIDNKIYIVGGYTRRMVAYDVKTNRFEKCENMKARMMHHSATVVNDKIYVTGGRFINSHESVEDSDRFDCYDPATDSWVSKGTLPFKLFDHGSVPLIYLSDKFLPT